ATCATCCATATCACCACTGATAAGGTATGTATTGCCCTATGGACACGTCACAGCTGATGTCACATGCTGCGTCAGAACTCGTACCCCCAAGACACTGTTCGACACACCTGGTCCCGGTAATCCCGATACGACAATGCCCGCACACCAAGCCAGAATCCGTACTAATGTCGTGCTATGTCCACCATGTCAATCCACGTATGACCGACCTTCTCACAATAATATAAAGACCTCTATCACGGTCTCcaaaaaggggagaaaaaaatgGAGACAACTGACTTGCTCATCAGAGGTGCCAAAgtcggggatcacccgacgaagACCATTTTTGCAGGAAGGAAACCCAACCTCGGGAGTCGTGGACCGGCGCCCCGTGGCGAGCCATCAACCAACCCACCCCTTGACTCGAGGTTCTAGTCGGCTCCGACAACCAGCTCTACCGACAGGAGGCTCTCGACATCGACTCGTGgacaagccgtgctgactcatcagccacgacacATTCGTTCCCCAACAACCACCATCACAATTTATCTGAAATATTAAGCTAAGCAGGGAGAAAGATCTTTTCATTCTAATTATTAATAGCGGAAATTACTAGCACCATGCATACTGCTTGAGTTTCTCTTTGCCATAGCAgagaaggaggagaaagaaaagaTGGCGTCCAAAGCAATATAAGCAGGTAGAAGGAGACTGGTCATAACTCATAAGCAAAAGGAAAGGCCAGATCCTTTATTCGGAGGAACCGAGTGCGGCCAGCCCAAACACTTCCTCTCGTTTGCTCTAATCATTCATCTGAGACGGGGAGTTCCGCCGGCGGCACGTTGTGGAGTTTGTTGGTATCGAAAGGGGTGAAAAGAATCTCCTCGGAACACGTGAACCGCGGCTTCACCGGGCACTCGATGATCGTCTTCCCATCCTTGTCCACGCATATGTAGATCTCGTACAGTTGGAACAGTCCCAGCAGTCCCTTGCTGCACCTTATCACAGGCGTTGCTCCAATCCCCTCCGCGATGGCTTTCTCGATGTCGGAAGCACCGTGTATGTACAACAACGACGGTTTAATACCTGCTTCATCagcaaggagaaagaaagaaaggttgGGTCGGTCGTTCTCCGTTGTTATGTGTCTGGTGTTTCAAGGTTACCTTTCTTGTCTAAGAGCGAGAGCACATCAACCTTCGCTCTGAGGTCCAGTGCCGCTTGGAAGTACTCGGTCTCGTTCATGGGAGAGCAGACACCGTAAGTCTTCCACGACTTCTTCCAGTACACCACGCCGTTGTTGCTCGGACACTTCAGGTTAGCCCAGTACGAGTTCAGGTCGTCGTTCAAGCTCGATAGctgcaattcatatatatatgtatcagaCGAAGTTAACTACTGGTGATGTTGTTTGGCTTATTGGGACATAGGAGAAGAGAGAAGCTAACTAGTTATATACACCTGGTCGATGTCGAAGGGATCACTGTTGCACTTGGTGACGGGCTTCCCGGTGGTGCTGTCGAAAGGCCACAGTCCCCTAACGAAGAAATCGTTCTTGGGCAGGCCCGTTGTTGGACGACAGCAAGCAGACTGTACGCAATACGCTCCCGGCCACTGCGATCGGGCAATCGATGGCAAACGTTAGATGAATCAACATTCTCCAGTGAGATAGAAAATTGCAACAGGAGAACGTTAGCGTAGATATAGATGCATCATCGCCATCTAGATTGGTTTTTTATGATTAGGTAAAGCAAGTTATCATCCATAGCTTATGTATTAGCTTCCCTGAGCCATCTTGGACAGTTTTCATGGGAGCTAGAGATTGATAGATGGATTAGAGCCATAGGTGGACCATCCGATCAAGCTGAAATTTGTACTTAGGTACAGGAAAATAATGTGGGAGAGATGCACTATACCATCAGGACTAGGTAGTAGAAATCGAAGGTTTTAGCAGCAAGCAAGGGAGAGGCAAAGAGCATGAAGCAGAGGAACGCTAAAGGAACGCGAGTCGCCATATCCTCTTCTTTATTTCCCTAAATGGATCGTCAAGTGATGATGGAGAAGAAGAGCACTTTGGGTTGCTATTTATAGAAGCAGATGTATCCATCTCCCAAACGAGGCGGATAATGATAATTTATAATATCCATATGAGTCAAGAGCATGGCAGGAAACATATATGAACAAATTACGTCCTGCTGGCCTTTTCCCTACCACATTTTAGGGTAGTCGTGTGAGAGTTGTTGTGGTTTCTTCTGTCACAAGGACTCATCAACGACTGAGCAGGTTGAGGTGAGTTTTGATGCAGTGGCTGTGGAGGAAGACTCACCGGTGCTTAACTTATCGTGAAAACAACAGGAGGATGTTTCACGAGGAAGAAGAATAAGCGATAGGGGAATCATGCACTGATATTGTCGGCCACGTGCGTAAAAAACAAGGGTGGGATAAGTGCAAATGGGACATACATATTTTGGATTCATGGCAATGAATGCAGGAAACGCAGTCACCAACGTGGCGTCGGTGGAGTGGTCAGCGTCAGGGCAGGGAGAGAACTCGTAAAATAATGGGTGCGTGATTCACACGGCTCCTTTTTTAATTCCAGCTGAAGTCTCCACGGGTGAAGTGATGGAGAGGTGGGCCCGTTGCCTCAAAATCCACgagtgatttaaaaaaaagaattgaCAGAGATTTTCGTTAAACCGTAGCGCATAACGTCGACACGTGCATAATAatctaaaatttatataatattataatattttaaaaattaaaaaaatattatcgaaCAATCATTATTCGACTTATGTTATAATCTTCAGAtagaatgaaaaagataaaaattatccACATCGATTTGTGTACGTGAACATTTATCTCAAATTAAATTAaagttattaaaaataattaaagattactcctcaaataatattatataaaatatattattccttTGTTATTGGATATAAAAACTTATTTTTAACCTAATCAATgagatattttttatcattagtgATTGGACTCATCAACCTTGGGTTATTAATTTAGGTATCGGAGGGATTGactcgaaaaacttttttcgatatTGATCTTCGTGTATATAACACCTTAGATGATCTTCTCAGGAGCTTAGTATTTTCATCTTAGAGATACCTGGGAAATCTTGTGCTTACAAGTTTAAACTATATCGGGCTAACTTGaatgtcaataatattttttcataTGTACTAACCAATCTGTAAATAGATATCTCCCATCAAAACTTATAAAATTTTTTTCAAACTTATCGATAGACATGTGTTTCATCGACTCTATCGATGTCGCAAAGAAGAGTTATGTTCTCAAGTGCATCTGATCATGCAAAGCAAAtaaaatgttgaaatttttttgatgattCACCTTCAATGCTTAAGATATTATCAAGGAGACTAAAATCCTATGAGTCTTATCGATGAGTGAGTCAAATAGAGATTctgtcacatcctgaatttttttttttcatatattttcacacaggccaaataaataaacatcactttattcatcatctataaccatttattacaattcatttattcatcaaattacaaatagaaaagttaacttcaagagtcatccaagtggctctacctagcggtagaggaaggttcgctctccattggaatccgatttagtactagagggaggctgctctgaaaatcaaaaacaaagaaaattcagcaacgctgagtaggaaccccaaaagtcaaatcaagataaatacatgatcaaaattcaatcaatcatcccattggcgtatatcaagtacctgaaggagcactcccccaacagcagatggagaggctttatcctacgggatgagtttgtgttctcccaacagcggatggaggcaaactcatatcacactcccaacagcggatggagtggtgtcccacacccgccaaagtggggacacgttcctcccaacagcggatggaggaaccgtccaaccgccacgtctgacggcccgctaatccccgaagggaatcgccctacctgctctcggcaggaatataatctcacactggtcatatccatttcgggatgaaataacatatttaaaacatctctttcaaaaatcatcaatatcaaataatataaattaaccctcaattgacttgaactctagtttaatcgattcaattgaactcgatttactagagcctaactgaactgatctctaatccttatttaactggtctggaaccaccctagactagtataatttagactagattaagttcaatttaggttaaactaacttgaataagtcaatcaattcggaatcaccctgaattgatctagactaatcaagtctagtttaattcaatcaatatttgggctcaagttcaacaataatattgggctagattgagccagtctatctactagtcatgtgcattataaatgattgagcatgcattacataaaactgacctagccctggcccatggactagtcatagcatatacccattaacaacataaatgaaaacataataatgcattaaaagatagacgaggagaaaagctttaatacaaagaaataacattctcaatttgactagaaatcataagacattaaaagagggactaggagataagttttaacacaaggaaatagctttctaaattcaaataaaaatcatgttttcaacacataaaatttcaacatattctagtcatattttaaatcattcaaaataatatattttaaatttcagatcaaaggatATCAAAAAGggcttttagataacatattctagtctaacaagattttaatccagataagattaaagataaactgtaatatagaaaatatatcatataaaacatatacatttttaacatatttaattttacaataaaaaccttaatcatgggtcaaagaatattttgaaaactttaactgattactttaatacaaaaaaatttgacatttaaagaattgatacacatttttcaaaatataaaactttcaacatttaaagaatcaaaataaaagctaaaacttttaagaaaggtagagaaacctacctcttgtcaatagggtgtaactcctcgttctcttgtcaacagggtgtaactcatcGTTCCTCCCGctaccaggctcgactaggtgaggaacgaaggagagaaatccctccctttaaataggaggaggtgagcctctattaagggaaataaattttaatttttgtatttatttaatataaattatttccatttaatatactaacaaatatgatatcatcatatttggaatacttactagttatttccttaattcatatcaacaaacaaggaagtagattaagatttccttaaattataataacaagtaaggaaagaaaatcaattcctaacttaaatatttgatttgattatatttctcccctcctataggaaatttggtccccaaaaatagcttaccttaatagaatagatgaggatactgctctcgcatatcttcttctctttcccacgttgcctctcggtctgaatggtgttgccaacaaatctttaccaaaggtataattttgttccttagaacatgttctttcctttccaagatctgggttggttgttctccaaAAGTAACATCATCCCTTAgctgtagaggttggtaagatatgacatgtgttggatccctgatatatcttcgaagcatagacacatgaaatacatcatggatactagccaaagccgggggcaatgccaatctgtatgctacaggcccaaccttttgtaagatctcaaatgggccaataaatcttggggctaactttcccctttgaccaaacctcataactcccttggttggcgataCCTTTAAGAAGACATGCTCatcaacttcgaactctagatctcttcgccttcgatctgcataacttttctgacgactttgagctgttaataatctttggcgtataattcgaatattattagcatctttttgaattaactgaggccccaaaagctttcgttctcccacctcatcccaatatacaggtgatctgcactttcttccataaagagcttcaaatggagccatctgtatgctagagtggtaactattattataagaaaactcaattagatgtaagtgcatatcccaactcccaccaaagtccaaagcacatgctcttaagagatcttcaagagtttgtattgtcctttcagattgaccatcagtttgagggtgaaaggctgtactaaactttaattgcatgcccaaagatttttgtagacttccccaaaatttggaggtgaatcttggatctctatctgagataatgctaactagcaccccatgatatcgaatgatttccttaatatataagcttgctagtttatccaatgaatacttcttgttaataggaatgaagtgagcagatttagtaagtctgtctactattacccaaattccgtcatatcctttcacagtcttgggtaatcctgtcacaaaatccatagtgacttgctcccacttccattcaggaatcgaaatcctttgcaactttcccgcaggtactcgatgttctatcttcacctgttgacatatcagacatttagaaacaaactctactatatctctcttcataccacgccaccaatagttttagcgtaaatctcgatacatcttagtagtcccgggatgaatattaaattttgatctatgtgcctcctctaataattgcatctttactggatggctttcgggaacacaaagtcgattgtggaatgtaatagaaccatcttcggcttggagaaattcaggtctagatccttgagctatttccttaactatcatttgaagatatgtatcttccttttgaccttctttaaccttttccaccaaaaatgattgtgccatcaaacacacaagaaaacctttatttgtctccgataaaagtttaagttttaagtccgcTAACTctgtcatcatagaattcctttgaatattcatataggctacaagactgtaggtatttctacttaaggcatcagcaactacattagctttcccaggatggtagttgatattaaaatcataatcctttagaaagtccaaccaccttctttgtctcatatttaaatctttctatgtaaaaatatatttgagact
Above is a genomic segment from Musa acuminata AAA Group cultivar baxijiao chromosome BXJ3-4, Cavendish_Baxijiao_AAA, whole genome shotgun sequence containing:
- the LOC135635909 gene encoding ribonuclease 3-like, which gives rise to MATRVPLAFLCFMLFASPLLAAKTFDFYYLVLMWPGAYCVQSACCRPTTGLPKNDFFVRGLWPFDSTTGKPVTKCNSDPFDIDQLSSLNDDLNSYWANLKCPSNNGVVYWKKSWKTYGVCSPMNETEYFQAALDLRAKVDVLSLLDKKGIKPSLLYIHGASDIEKAIAEGIGATPVIRCSKGLLGLFQLYEIYICVDKDGKTIIECPVKPRFTCSEEILFTPFDTNKLHNVPPAELPVSDE